In one window of Musa acuminata AAA Group cultivar baxijiao chromosome BXJ3-2, Cavendish_Baxijiao_AAA, whole genome shotgun sequence DNA:
- the LOC135630744 gene encoding probable polygalacturonase translates to MLVVPAGRWLTGPFNLADHFTLFLDHDAVILATQDINEWPIIDPLPSYGRGRDAVGGRYSNLIMGYNLTDVVITGNNGTIDGQGETWWKMFRNKELNYTRGYLIELMYCKQVLISNITLVNSPSWNVHPVYSSHVIVSGITILAPVNSPNTDGIDPDSSSNVRIEDCYIVSGDDCIAIKSGWDEYGIAFNMSSKHIVIRRLTCISPTSAVIALGSEMSGGIQDVRAEDITAIHSESGVRIKTTIGRGAYVKDIFVRRMNLHTMKWVFWMTGTYGQHPDDKFDPKAIPVVQNISYSNVVAENVTMAAKLEGIPGAPFTGICIYNVTAEVVKSKKPIWNCTDVEGVSSHVTPTPCAQIPKYPDRITHCPFPEDDLPVNGVGLEECAYQRAKP, encoded by the exons ATGCTAGTGGTGCCGGCCGGTCGGTGGCTCACCGGGCCCTTCAACCTTGCCGACCACTTCACCCTCTTCCTCGACCACGACGCCGTCATCCTCGCCACTCAG GATATCAACGAGTGGCCGATCATTGACCCTTTGCCCTCCTATGGTAGAGGAAGAGATGCGGTTGGGGGTAGATACAGTAATCTCATCATGGGATATAACCTAACCGATGTGGTCATAACAG ggAATAATGGAACTATCGATGGACAAGGTGAAACCTGGTGGAAAATGTTCCGTAACAAAGAACTCAATTACACTCGTGGATACCTCATTGAATTGATGTACTGCAAACAAGTGCTGATTTCCAACATTACATTGGTTAACTCTCCATCGTGGAATGTCCATCCAGTGTACAGCAG CCACGTAATCGTCTCAGGCATCACAATTCTTGCACCGGTCAACTCTCCCAACACTGATGGGATCGATCCAG ACTCATCCTCCAATGTCCGCATTGAGGACTGCTACATAGTCTCAGGCGATGACTGCATCGCCATTAAAAGCGGTTGGGATGAGTACGGGATTGCATTCAACATGTCAAGCAAACACATAGTGATCAGACGGCTCACCTGCATCTCCCCCACGAGCGCTGTCATCGCCCTGGGAAGCGAGATGTCGGGAGGAATCCAAGATGTCCGGGCCGAAGACATCACGGCCATCCACTCCGAATCCGGCGTCAGGATCAAGACGACCATCGGAAGGGGAGCTTACGTGAAGGACATATTCGTGAGAAGAATGAATCTGCATACAATGAAGTGGGTCTTCTGGATGACGGGCACCTACGGGCAGCACCCGGACGACAAATTTGATCCGAAAGCCATTCCGGTGGTGCAGAATATCAGTTACAGCAACGTGGTGGCCGAGAACGTGACCATGGCCGCGAAGCTGGAGGGGATTCCCGGCGCGCCCTTCACCGGAATATGCATCTACAATGTGACGGCGGAGGTGGTGAAGTCGAAGAAGCCGATTTGGAACTGCACCGACGTCGAGGGCGTATCGAGTCACGTGACGCCCACTCCCTGTGCGCAGATTCCGAAATATCCAGATCGTATAACGCATTGCCCCTTCCCTGAAGATGATCTACCTGTGAATGGTGTTGGGCTAGAGGAGTGTGCTTATCAGAGAGCCAAACCATGA